The sequence GGGAGAGGGTGTGGGAGAAGGGGCAGGGGACGCCGACCCCTGATCCTCTCTCCCACTATCTCAAAATGGCCCAGACTCCCTGGCGGAGGTGCTCCATGAAAAAATCCCTGGGTCCCCGGACGCTGGCCTTCCCCACCCCGGTGTGGGTCATCGCCACCTATGACCAGGCGGGCCGGCCCAACGCCATGACTGCGGCCTGGGCCGGCATCTGCTGCTCCAAGCCGCCGGCGGTGGCGGTCTCCTTGCGGAAGGCCACCTATACCTACGGCAACCTGATGCTGCGCCAGGCCTTCACGGTGAACATCCCCTCCGAGGGCCACATCAAAGAGGCGGACTACCTGGGCATCGCCTCCGGGCGGGAGGTGGACAAGTTCGCCCGGGCTAACCTGACGGTAGTCAAAAGCGACCTGGTGGACGCCCCCTACATCGCCGAGTTTCCGCTGGTGCTGGAGTGCAAGGTCATCCACACTCTGGAAATTGGGCTGCACACCCAGTTTATCGGCGAGATCCTGGATGTCAAGGCGGACCCGGCAGTC is a genomic window of Desulfobaccales bacterium containing:
- a CDS encoding flavin reductase family protein, coding for MKKSLGPRTLAFPTPVWVIATYDQAGRPNAMTAAWAGICCSKPPAVAVSLRKATYTYGNLMLRQAFTVNIPSEGHIKEADYLGIASGREVDKFARANLTVVKSDLVDAPYIAEFPLVLECKVIHTLEIGLHTQFIGEILDVKADPAVLGDKGLPVMEKVRPAVFGPEVRSYHGIGEYLGLAFAIGKEIG